From Priestia aryabhattai, one genomic window encodes:
- the smc gene encoding chromosome segregation protein SMC, which produces MFLKRLDIAGFKSFAEKVSIDFVPGVTAVVGPNGSGKSNITDAIRWVLGEQSAKSLRGGKMEDIIFAGSESRRAVNVADVTLTLENDDQFLPLDYHEVSITRRVYRSGDSEFFINNQPCRLKDIVDLFMDSGLGREAFSIISQGKVEEVLSSKSDERRKIFEEAAGVLKYKTRKRKAELRLLETQENLNRVVDILHEIEGQLEPLQIQSSIAKDYLQKKEELEQIDVAVTVFEVEDLHQKWEKLKAEMAQHEQLEESLATNIRTREGEIQTLRLHIQQIDEQLDSLHKKLLYVSEEVEKLEGKKEVLKERKKNAFQNKEQLERLVKEYTHKHQELSKAKDSEGKDLEQSQKEVQEIRLKLTEQEQLFRQYSENLEEKLEQMKSEYFELANAQTSARNEISFLEQQKMQTFEKEQRLTKSNEQYVEQRRELTQRKEAAIKRLAQFRQELQQAVQVYKQQVEQLESLRQAYRKQESTLYQAYQYVQQTKSRKEMLEEMQEDYEGYFHGVKEVLKARDGKLTGIKGAIAELINVPKEYETALEIALGGAAQHIVVQDEQSARQAIGFLKQHGYGRATFLPLTSVKDRYIPAQTISMLESHEAYVGIASSLVKYEGTYDRVIKNLLGTVIVVDDLKGANELARLVQHRYRFVTVKGDVVNPGGSMTGGSMKQKSNSLLGRQREVEAITAKIQEMEQKTLVLERDVKEKKSQIEMLQQEINKQQAFVERLKDKEQESDREVKQIDIEEKAVNDRLTMYDHDIASFRQDQTSLSARIDELHTSLQGNQQQANVLEKNIEELAARKHTQQTSKETVQHELTEVKVLLAKKEQFLTNQQEKYERVCFELNQTIQRLSEATDDLSLLTSEITSNDSGELQLEEAAHERIKEKTETLKLMDDCRSERLKAQNKLEDEERIIKELQRQYKQIADALKDEEVKINRIDVELDSRLQQLTEEYEISFEAAKEKYPLTLDIQEARKKIKLIKLAIDELGTVNLGSIEQYERVSERYEFLNTQRADLDEAKNTLYQVIEEMDEEMKKRFSDTFSRIRNEFGTVFSSLFGGGKADLKLTDPKDLLNTGVEIVAQPPGKKLQNLGLLSGGERSLTAIALLFSILKVRPVPFCVLDEVEAALDEANVHRFATYLRKFSNQTQFIVITHRKGTMEEADVLYGVTMQESGVSKLVSVRLEESKQYV; this is translated from the coding sequence ATGTTCCTCAAACGATTAGATATTGCAGGGTTCAAATCGTTTGCAGAAAAAGTATCGATAGATTTTGTGCCAGGTGTAACGGCGGTAGTAGGACCGAATGGAAGCGGAAAAAGCAACATTACGGATGCCATACGCTGGGTGCTTGGAGAACAGTCAGCCAAATCGCTTCGTGGAGGGAAAATGGAGGACATTATTTTTGCAGGAAGCGAATCACGCCGTGCGGTAAACGTGGCTGACGTAACGCTGACTTTGGAAAATGATGACCAGTTTCTCCCGCTTGATTATCATGAAGTTAGTATTACAAGGCGCGTGTACCGCTCAGGAGACAGTGAGTTTTTTATTAACAACCAGCCGTGCCGCTTGAAAGATATTGTCGATTTATTTATGGATTCAGGACTTGGAAGAGAAGCTTTTTCGATTATCAGTCAAGGAAAAGTAGAAGAAGTACTAAGCAGTAAATCTGACGAGCGCCGTAAAATTTTTGAAGAAGCAGCAGGTGTATTAAAATACAAAACGCGTAAACGAAAAGCGGAGCTTCGACTTCTCGAAACGCAAGAAAATTTAAATCGAGTGGTAGATATTCTTCATGAAATTGAAGGTCAGTTAGAGCCTTTACAGATTCAATCGTCTATTGCAAAAGATTATTTGCAGAAAAAAGAAGAATTAGAGCAGATTGATGTGGCTGTTACGGTATTTGAAGTTGAAGATCTTCATCAGAAATGGGAAAAATTAAAAGCTGAAATGGCTCAACACGAGCAGCTTGAAGAATCTCTCGCGACGAATATTCGCACGCGTGAAGGAGAAATCCAGACTCTTCGTTTGCACATTCAGCAAATAGATGAACAACTAGACTCTTTACATAAAAAACTACTATATGTAAGTGAAGAAGTAGAAAAGCTAGAAGGCAAAAAAGAAGTATTAAAAGAGCGTAAGAAAAATGCCTTTCAAAATAAAGAACAGCTGGAACGTTTAGTAAAAGAGTATACTCATAAGCATCAAGAATTAAGTAAAGCAAAAGACAGCGAAGGAAAAGATCTTGAGCAATCTCAAAAAGAAGTACAAGAGATACGTCTGAAGCTTACTGAGCAGGAACAGTTGTTCAGACAGTACAGCGAGAATTTAGAAGAAAAACTTGAACAGATGAAAAGCGAGTATTTTGAATTAGCGAACGCTCAAACATCTGCTCGAAATGAAATTTCATTTTTAGAACAGCAAAAAATGCAAACGTTTGAAAAAGAGCAGCGCTTAACAAAATCCAACGAGCAATACGTAGAACAGCGCCGTGAATTAACACAGCGAAAAGAAGCGGCGATCAAAAGGCTCGCTCAGTTTCGTCAAGAGCTTCAGCAAGCTGTACAAGTGTATAAGCAACAAGTAGAGCAGCTTGAGTCATTAAGACAAGCCTATCGTAAACAGGAGTCTACGCTTTATCAAGCTTATCAGTATGTCCAGCAGACAAAATCACGAAAAGAAATGCTTGAAGAGATGCAAGAAGACTATGAAGGTTATTTTCACGGTGTAAAAGAAGTGTTAAAAGCGCGTGATGGGAAGCTTACGGGCATTAAAGGAGCGATTGCTGAGTTAATTAATGTCCCAAAAGAGTATGAAACAGCGCTTGAAATTGCGCTTGGAGGAGCAGCTCAGCATATCGTCGTTCAAGACGAACAAAGTGCGCGGCAGGCAATTGGCTTTTTGAAACAACATGGTTACGGGAGAGCTACATTTTTACCACTGACGTCTGTAAAAGACCGTTATATTCCTGCCCAAACTATTTCCATGCTAGAGAGTCACGAAGCGTATGTAGGAATCGCTTCATCTCTTGTTAAATACGAAGGTACGTACGACCGAGTTATTAAAAATTTACTTGGAACCGTTATTGTTGTCGATGATTTGAAAGGTGCGAATGAACTTGCACGTCTTGTACAGCATCGCTATCGTTTTGTGACCGTTAAAGGAGATGTTGTCAACCCCGGTGGTTCGATGACAGGTGGTTCAATGAAGCAAAAGTCCAACTCTTTGTTAGGTCGTCAGCGTGAAGTGGAAGCCATTACGGCAAAAATACAAGAGATGGAACAAAAGACGCTTGTGCTTGAGCGAGATGTGAAAGAGAAAAAGTCACAGATTGAAATGCTTCAACAGGAAATTAATAAACAGCAGGCATTTGTGGAACGCTTGAAAGACAAAGAGCAGGAATCTGACCGAGAAGTAAAGCAAATTGACATCGAAGAAAAAGCAGTGAATGACCGCTTAACCATGTACGATCATGATATTGCTAGCTTTAGACAAGATCAAACAAGCTTGTCCGCTCGAATTGATGAGCTGCATACGAGTTTGCAAGGAAATCAGCAGCAAGCAAACGTATTAGAGAAAAACATTGAAGAGTTAGCTGCACGCAAGCATACACAGCAAACGTCTAAAGAAACCGTTCAACATGAGCTTACAGAAGTAAAAGTGCTTCTTGCGAAAAAAGAACAGTTTTTGACAAATCAGCAAGAAAAATATGAAAGAGTGTGCTTTGAGCTTAATCAAACCATTCAGCGTTTGTCTGAAGCTACAGATGATCTTTCTCTTTTAACCAGCGAAATCACGAGCAACGACTCGGGTGAACTTCAGCTCGAAGAAGCGGCGCATGAGCGAATAAAAGAAAAGACAGAAACGTTAAAATTAATGGATGACTGCAGATCAGAGCGGTTAAAAGCTCAGAATAAACTTGAAGACGAAGAGAGGATTATAAAAGAGCTGCAGCGTCAGTACAAACAAATTGCGGATGCTTTAAAAGATGAAGAAGTCAAAATCAATCGAATTGACGTAGAGCTAGACAGCCGTCTGCAGCAGCTGACAGAAGAGTACGAAATTAGCTTTGAAGCAGCGAAAGAAAAGTATCCTTTAACATTAGATATTCAAGAAGCGAGAAAAAAAATCAAGCTGATAAAGTTGGCAATTGATGAATTAGGAACCGTAAACTTAGGTTCTATTGAACAATATGAACGCGTTTCAGAGCGCTATGAATTTTTAAATACGCAGCGAGCGGACCTTGACGAAGCGAAAAATACTCTGTATCAAGTGATTGAAGAAATGGACGAGGAAATGAAGAAACGTTTTTCTGATACCTTCTCTCGTATCCGCAATGAATTTGGTACAGTGTTCTCTTCACTATTCGGGGGAGGAAAAGCGGATTTGAAATTAACAGATCCAAAAGATTTATTAAATACAGGGGTGGAAATTGTTGCCCAGCCTCCTGGGAAAAAACTGCAGAATCTAGGGTTGCTGTCAGGCGGCGAGCGTTCGTTAACAGCCATTGCCCTCCTGTTTTCTATTTTGAAAGTACGTCCAGTGCCGTTTTGTGTGCTAGATGAAGTGGAAGCGGCGCTTGATGAAGCAAACGTTCATCGTTTTGCTACGTATTTACGCAAGTTTAGTAATCAAACACAGTTCATTGTTATTACTCACCGAAAAGGTACAATGGAAGAAGCTGATGTACTGTACGGTGTGACGATGCAAGAATCTGGCGTATCTAAATTAGTCTCTGTTCGTTTAGAAGAATCAAAGCAATATGTTTAA
- the rnc gene encoding ribonuclease III: protein MPKQYSNRDRKMNVKFKQNFAEFQKEIGIQFTNEALLFQAFTHSSYVNEHRRRPYEDNERLEFLGDAVLELTVSQFLFKKYPTMSEGELTKLRAAVVCEPSLVTFANEMDFGKLVLLGKGEEMTGGRSRPALLADVFEAFIGALYLDQGLDTVVTILKKVVFPKINEGAFSHVMDFKSQLQEVIQRDGVGQLEYKVLQEKGPAHNREFLSRVSLNGEELGVGVGRSKKEAEQKAAQVAITKIRASQTK, encoded by the coding sequence ATGCCTAAACAATATTCAAATCGAGATCGAAAGATGAACGTGAAATTCAAGCAAAATTTTGCAGAGTTTCAAAAGGAAATTGGTATTCAGTTTACAAATGAAGCGCTTCTTTTTCAAGCATTTACACATTCATCCTATGTGAATGAGCATCGCAGAAGACCGTATGAAGACAACGAGCGTCTTGAGTTTTTGGGAGATGCCGTATTAGAGCTAACCGTATCACAATTTTTATTTAAAAAGTATCCAACGATGAGTGAAGGTGAGTTAACGAAGCTTCGTGCAGCAGTTGTGTGCGAACCGTCGCTTGTTACTTTTGCAAATGAAATGGATTTTGGTAAACTAGTGTTACTTGGAAAAGGTGAAGAGATGACAGGCGGCCGATCTAGACCGGCTTTACTGGCCGATGTGTTTGAAGCATTTATCGGAGCTCTTTATTTAGACCAAGGGCTTGATACGGTAGTGACGATTCTAAAAAAAGTTGTCTTTCCAAAAATTAATGAAGGTGCTTTTTCTCATGTGATGGATTTCAAAAGCCAGCTTCAAGAAGTGATTCAACGTGATGGAGTTGGACAATTAGAATACAAAGTTTTGCAAGAAAAAGGTCCAGCGCATAATCGCGAATTCTTATCTCGCGTATCGTTAAATGGTGAAGAGCTCGGCGTTGGTGTAGGCCGTTCGAAAAAAGAAGCAGAGCAAAAAGCGGCTCAAGTAGCTATTACGAAAATTAGAGCAAGTCAAACGAAATAA
- the acpP gene encoding acyl carrier protein, which produces MAEVLERVTTIIVDRLGVDKSEVKLESSFKEDLGADSLDVVEFVMELEEEFDIEISDEEAEKISTVGDAVNYIQSQI; this is translated from the coding sequence ATGGCAGAGGTACTAGAACGCGTAACAACAATCATTGTTGATCGTCTTGGTGTAGACAAAAGTGAAGTGAAACTAGAATCTAGTTTCAAAGAAGACTTAGGTGCTGACTCTCTAGACGTAGTTGAATTTGTAATGGAGCTTGAAGAGGAATTCGATATCGAAATTTCTGACGAAGAAGCTGAAAAAATTTCAACTGTAGGAGATGCAGTTAATTACATACAGAGCCAAATTTAA
- the fabG gene encoding 3-oxoacyl-[acyl-carrier-protein] reductase: MLQGKVAVVTGASRGIGRAVAIELGKLGAKVVVNYSGSEAKALEVVDEIKGLGTDAIAVQANVAESDSVQAMIKEAISTFGSVDILVNNAGITRDNLLMRMKEDEWDDVINTNLKGVFLCTKAVTRQMMKQRAGRIINISSIVGVSGNAGQANYVAAKSGVIGLTKTTAKELASRNITVNAVAPGFIATDMTDKLNEEVQAEMLKQIPLASFGQPEDVANAVAFLASDASRYITGQTIHVDGGMVM; this comes from the coding sequence ATGTTACAAGGGAAAGTTGCGGTTGTAACAGGCGCTTCTCGCGGAATTGGTCGTGCCGTTGCAATTGAGCTTGGAAAGCTTGGTGCTAAAGTAGTTGTAAACTATTCTGGCAGTGAAGCGAAAGCTCTTGAAGTTGTGGATGAAATTAAAGGATTAGGAACGGATGCAATTGCTGTACAAGCAAATGTGGCAGAAAGTGATTCTGTACAAGCAATGATAAAAGAAGCGATTTCTACATTTGGTTCAGTAGACATTTTAGTAAACAACGCGGGCATCACACGTGATAATCTTCTTATGCGTATGAAAGAAGACGAATGGGATGATGTTATTAATACAAACTTAAAAGGCGTATTTTTGTGCACAAAAGCGGTTACTCGTCAAATGATGAAGCAGCGCGCAGGACGCATCATTAATATTTCATCAATTGTCGGCGTCAGCGGTAATGCTGGACAAGCAAATTATGTAGCAGCAAAATCAGGCGTGATTGGTTTAACAAAAACAACTGCCAAAGAATTAGCAAGCCGCAATATTACAGTGAATGCAGTTGCCCCTGGTTTCATTGCAACAGACATGACGGATAAATTGAATGAAGAAGTGCAGGCGGAAATGTTAAAGCAAATTCCTCTTGCAAGCTTCGGCCAGCCTGAGGATGTTGCGAACGCAGTTGCGTTTTTAGCATCAGATGCAAGCCGTTATATTACGGGTCAAACGATTCACGTTGACGGCGGAATGGTGATGTAA
- the fabD gene encoding ACP S-malonyltransferase has product MGQIAFIFPGQGSQTVGMGKDLYDGTEEAKKLIHTADEALGFSLSNIIFEGPQEELTLTYHAQPALLTTSTMLLEAFKTSGIKPDFVAGHSLGEYSALVAADVLSFKDAVVAVHKRGRYMDEAVPAGQGTMAAVLGMSAEDLEAVTAQITSEGDAVQLANINCPGQIVISGTVNGVEKAGALAKEKGAKRVIPLVVSGPFHSSLMKPAAEKLRDTLETVGFSDAKVPVIANVTAKPVTDSQDIQNKLVEQLYSPVRWEETVETLLAKGVDTFVEIGPGKVLSGLVKKVNRRATVYAVNDLTSLKSTIDALKGGE; this is encoded by the coding sequence ATGGGTCAAATTGCTTTTATCTTTCCAGGCCAAGGGTCACAAACTGTTGGTATGGGAAAAGATTTATATGACGGAACAGAGGAAGCGAAAAAGCTGATTCATACAGCTGACGAAGCTTTAGGCTTCAGTCTTTCAAACATTATTTTTGAAGGGCCTCAAGAAGAACTGACTTTAACTTATCACGCTCAACCTGCTCTTTTAACAACGAGTACAATGCTGCTTGAAGCATTTAAAACGAGCGGAATTAAACCTGATTTTGTTGCGGGTCACAGTCTAGGAGAATACAGTGCGCTTGTGGCTGCTGATGTTTTATCGTTTAAAGATGCCGTTGTTGCTGTTCACAAAAGAGGTCGCTATATGGACGAAGCTGTACCAGCAGGTCAAGGCACAATGGCAGCAGTGCTTGGCATGTCAGCGGAAGATCTAGAAGCCGTTACCGCTCAAATTACAAGCGAAGGCGACGCTGTTCAGCTTGCAAATATTAACTGTCCGGGTCAAATTGTTATTTCAGGTACGGTAAATGGGGTAGAAAAAGCAGGAGCTCTTGCCAAAGAAAAAGGTGCAAAACGCGTGATTCCTCTAGTGGTAAGCGGTCCGTTCCACTCTAGCTTAATGAAGCCAGCTGCTGAAAAACTACGTGATACGCTAGAAACAGTGGGCTTTAGCGATGCGAAAGTTCCAGTCATAGCAAACGTAACAGCAAAGCCGGTTACTGACAGTCAAGATATTCAAAACAAGCTAGTGGAACAACTATATTCTCCAGTGAGATGGGAAGAAACAGTTGAGACACTTCTTGCAAAAGGTGTAGATACCTTTGTTGAAATTGGACCAGGAAAAGTATTATCAGGTCTTGTGAAAAAAGTAAATCGCCGTGCGACTGTTTATGCTGTTAATGATCTTACATCATTAAAATCAACGATTGACGCACTAAAAGGGGGAGAATAA
- the plsX gene encoding phosphate acyltransferase PlsX yields MKLAIDAMGGDHAPKAIIEGVEKATAQFKELHITLIGNESEIKKYLTNPDRISIIHTEETIDATDEPVRAVRRKKQASMVLMANEVAEGRADACISAGNTGALMTAGLFIVGRIKGIERPALAPTLPTLDGKGFLMLDVGANVDAKPEHLLQYAVMGSVYAEKVRGIQAPRVGLLNIGTEDKKGNDLTKQAFQLLKNADLNFVGNVESRDLLNGAADVVVTDGFTGNMTLKSIEGTALSLFSMIKQELMSTLKSKLAAAVLKPQLQGLKAKMDYSEYGGAGLFGLHAPVIKAHGSSDANAVFSAIKQAVNMVENNVSSTIQKAIEQTANEEKER; encoded by the coding sequence ATGAAACTAGCTATTGATGCAATGGGCGGAGATCATGCACCGAAAGCCATTATCGAAGGTGTAGAAAAAGCTACTGCTCAATTTAAAGAATTACATATTACGTTGATTGGAAACGAATCAGAAATTAAAAAGTATTTAACAAATCCTGATCGTATTTCGATTATTCATACAGAAGAAACCATTGATGCAACTGATGAGCCAGTACGAGCTGTGCGCCGTAAAAAACAAGCATCTATGGTATTAATGGCAAATGAAGTAGCCGAAGGTCGTGCTGATGCTTGTATTTCAGCAGGAAACACAGGTGCGTTAATGACAGCGGGACTTTTTATTGTAGGTCGCATTAAAGGCATTGAACGTCCAGCACTTGCTCCGACGCTTCCGACCCTAGATGGAAAAGGCTTTTTAATGCTAGACGTCGGTGCAAACGTTGATGCCAAGCCTGAACATTTGCTGCAGTACGCCGTGATGGGGTCGGTGTATGCCGAAAAAGTACGCGGCATTCAAGCTCCTAGAGTGGGACTGTTGAACATTGGAACTGAGGATAAAAAAGGAAATGACTTAACAAAGCAAGCCTTTCAGCTACTAAAAAACGCTGATCTCAATTTTGTAGGCAACGTGGAATCTCGTGATTTGCTAAACGGCGCAGCGGATGTGGTTGTAACCGATGGTTTTACAGGGAATATGACTCTTAAGAGCATTGAGGGAACGGCGCTTTCATTGTTTTCTATGATTAAACAAGAATTAATGAGCACGTTAAAAAGCAAGTTAGCCGCAGCGGTGCTAAAGCCTCAACTGCAGGGTTTAAAAGCGAAAATGGATTACAGTGAATATGGAGGAGCAGGGCTTTTTGGGTTGCATGCGCCTGTTATCAAAGCGCACGGTTCGTCGGATGCGAATGCGGTATTTAGCGCGATTAAGCAAGCTGTAAATATGGTGGAAAACAATGTGTCTTCCACTATTCAAAAAGCAATCGAACAAACTGCTAATGAAGAAAAGGAGAGGTAA
- the fapR gene encoding transcription factor FapR → MKRSKKERQQLLKTTIEENPFITDEELADRFSVSVQTIRLDRLELSIPELRERIKHVASKQLDEEVRSLPIEEVIGEVIDIELDQSAISIFDVKTEHVFQRNQIARGHHLFAQANSLAVAVINNELALTADASIRYHRPVKLHERVIAKAKVLSTSEVRTTVEVNSYVGQEQVFSGIFKMYRSTKDK, encoded by the coding sequence ATGAAGCGCAGTAAAAAAGAAAGACAGCAGCTATTAAAAACGACAATTGAAGAAAACCCATTTATTACGGATGAAGAACTAGCAGACCGTTTTTCAGTGAGCGTTCAAACAATTCGATTAGACCGCCTAGAGTTGTCGATTCCTGAACTGCGAGAACGTATTAAGCATGTAGCTTCAAAACAACTAGACGAGGAAGTGCGTTCGCTTCCGATTGAAGAAGTAATTGGAGAAGTTATCGACATTGAACTAGATCAATCAGCGATATCTATTTTTGATGTGAAAACAGAGCATGTGTTTCAGCGTAATCAAATTGCTCGTGGTCACCACCTTTTTGCGCAAGCTAATTCGTTAGCTGTCGCTGTTATTAACAACGAACTAGCGCTCACAGCAGATGCGTCGATCCGTTATCATCGCCCTGTTAAGCTTCATGAACGAGTGATAGCAAAAGCGAAAGTTCTGTCAACTAGTGAAGTGCGAACCACCGTTGAGGTAAACAGCTATGTAGGGCAAGAGCAAGTGTTCTCTGGCATTTTTAAAATGTATCGTTCTACAAAGGATAAATAA
- the recG gene encoding ATP-dependent DNA helicase RecG — MNELTTISIKTIKGIGDETAQALEDMHIHSVHDLLEHFPYRYEDYELKDLAEAKHDEKVTVEGKVHSVPSLTYYGKKRSRLTFRLLVNRYLITVTCFNRPYYKSKLEIDQTVTVTGKWDQHRQTINLQELQFSPFVKNQTIEPVYSVKGSLTVKGMRKFVSLALKNYGSSIQDMLPASIRSRYKLVTREEAVRSIHLPRDHEDLKQARRRFVYEEFLLFQLKMQALRKREREETPGMKQAFDSTELVNFTNLLPFPLTNAQKRVVNEITHDMKSSYRMNRLLQGDVGSGKTVVAAVALYATVLAGHQGALMVPTEILAEQHAESLTAMLEKVGISVGLLTGSVKGKARRELLQRVKDGDVHVLVGTHALIQDEVIYNSLGLVITDEQHRFGVGQRRVLREKGESPDVLFMTATPIPRTLAITVFGEMDVSIIDEMPAGRKAIETYWVKHDMLERILHFVEKEIHDGRQAYVICPLIEESDKLDVQNAIDVHATLTHYFNGKASVGLMHGRLSPDEKEEVMKQFSVNGVQILVSTTVVEVGVNVPNATVMVIYDAERFGLSQLHQLRGRVGRGDAQSYCILLADPKSEVGKERMTIMTETNDGFVLSERDLELRGPGDFFGRKQSGMPEFKVADMVHDYRALEVAREDAAKLVNSESFWTEDQFKLLRIQLEATGVLTGEKFD, encoded by the coding sequence GTGAATGAACTAACAACTATTTCAATTAAAACCATTAAAGGTATCGGAGATGAAACAGCACAAGCACTAGAGGATATGCATATTCACAGTGTGCATGACTTGTTAGAACATTTCCCATACCGCTATGAAGATTATGAGTTAAAAGATTTGGCTGAAGCAAAGCACGATGAAAAGGTCACCGTAGAAGGAAAAGTTCACAGCGTCCCCTCGCTTACGTATTACGGAAAAAAACGTTCGCGCCTTACGTTTCGGCTGCTGGTAAACCGCTATTTGATTACGGTTACTTGTTTTAATCGCCCTTACTATAAATCAAAGTTAGAAATCGATCAAACTGTTACGGTTACGGGGAAATGGGATCAGCATCGGCAAACGATTAATTTGCAGGAGCTTCAATTTTCTCCATTTGTTAAAAATCAAACGATTGAGCCTGTTTACTCAGTTAAAGGCAGCTTAACGGTCAAAGGAATGCGGAAGTTCGTCTCTCTTGCGTTGAAGAATTATGGCAGTAGCATTCAGGATATGCTCCCGGCCTCTATTCGTTCTAGGTACAAACTAGTAACGCGTGAAGAAGCAGTTAGAAGTATTCACTTACCTCGTGATCATGAAGATTTAAAACAAGCAAGACGTCGATTTGTCTATGAAGAATTTCTACTTTTTCAATTAAAAATGCAGGCGCTTAGAAAGCGCGAAAGAGAAGAAACGCCTGGAATGAAGCAAGCATTTGATTCAACCGAACTGGTAAATTTCACGAACTTGCTGCCGTTTCCGTTAACAAACGCTCAAAAACGTGTAGTAAACGAAATTACGCACGATATGAAATCGTCTTATCGCATGAATCGCTTGCTGCAAGGTGATGTAGGGTCAGGTAAAACAGTCGTAGCAGCGGTTGCTTTATACGCCACTGTTTTAGCAGGACATCAAGGTGCTTTAATGGTACCGACTGAAATTTTAGCTGAACAGCATGCTGAGTCATTAACTGCGATGCTTGAAAAGGTAGGAATCAGCGTAGGCTTGCTAACAGGGTCTGTTAAAGGAAAAGCGAGAAGAGAGCTGCTTCAGCGAGTGAAAGACGGAGATGTTCATGTATTAGTAGGTACCCATGCCTTAATTCAAGACGAAGTTATATATAATAGTTTAGGACTCGTCATTACGGATGAACAGCACCGCTTTGGAGTTGGGCAGCGCCGGGTTTTACGTGAAAAAGGAGAGAGTCCGGATGTATTGTTTATGACGGCGACGCCTATTCCAAGAACCCTTGCTATTACGGTGTTTGGAGAAATGGATGTGTCCATTATTGATGAAATGCCAGCAGGACGTAAGGCAATCGAAACGTACTGGGTAAAACATGATATGCTTGAACGCATTTTACATTTTGTTGAAAAAGAAATACATGACGGCAGACAAGCTTACGTTATTTGTCCGTTGATTGAAGAATCGGACAAGCTAGATGTTCAAAATGCAATTGATGTGCATGCAACACTCACTCACTATTTTAATGGAAAAGCAAGCGTTGGTCTCATGCACGGAAGATTGTCACCTGATGAAAAAGAAGAAGTGATGAAACAGTTTAGCGTAAATGGCGTGCAGATTTTAGTATCGACAACGGTTGTAGAAGTAGGAGTGAACGTTCCGAATGCAACCGTGATGGTCATTTATGATGCAGAGCGCTTTGGGTTATCTCAGCTTCATCAGCTAAGAGGACGCGTAGGGCGAGGAGATGCACAGTCGTATTGTATTCTGCTCGCGGATCCGAAATCAGAAGTTGGAAAAGAACGAATGACCATTATGACCGAAACAAACGATGGGTTTGTATTATCGGAAAGAGACTTAGAGCTTCGTGGGCCGGGTGATTTCTTTGGTAGAAAACAAAGCGGGATGCCTGAGTTTAAAGTAGCCGATATGGTGCACGATTACCGTGCGCTTGAAGTGGCTCGAGAAGATGCTGCTAAACTTGTAAATTCCGAAAGCTTTTGGACAGAAGATCAGTTTAAACTGCTGAGAATACAATTAGAAGCAACGGGCGTATTAACTGGAGAAAAATTTGATTAG
- the sdaAA gene encoding L-serine ammonia-lyase, iron-sulfur-dependent, subunit alpha, which yields MFRNVAELVELAESQNVKIAEIMIQQEIDITGVTREEIMGKMDRNLTVMEEAVERGLKGVQSVTGLTGGDAVLLQNYIQSGKSLSGNLILDAVSKAVATNEVNAAMGTICATPTAGSAGVVPGTLFAVQNKLNPTRKEMIEFLFTSGAFGFVVANNASISGAAGGCQAEVGSASGMAAAAIVEMAGGTPSQAAEAMAITLKNMLGLVCDPVAGLVEVPCVKRNAMGAANAMIAADMALAGITSRIPCDEVIDAMYKIGQTMPVALRETAQGGLAATPTGRELEAKIFGIALNKSE from the coding sequence ATGTTTCGAAACGTAGCAGAACTAGTAGAATTAGCAGAAAGTCAAAATGTAAAAATTGCAGAGATTATGATTCAACAAGAAATAGATATCACGGGAGTTACTCGTGAAGAAATCATGGGAAAAATGGACCGGAACTTAACGGTTATGGAAGAGGCGGTTGAACGTGGTTTAAAAGGGGTACAGTCTGTTACAGGTTTAACAGGCGGCGATGCAGTGCTGCTTCAAAACTATATTCAAAGTGGAAAATCTTTATCTGGAAATTTAATTTTAGATGCAGTCAGCAAAGCTGTAGCGACAAACGAAGTAAATGCGGCAATGGGGACAATCTGTGCAACGCCTACTGCTGGATCTGCGGGGGTAGTGCCAGGAACGCTGTTTGCAGTGCAAAATAAGCTAAATCCAACTCGCAAAGAAATGATTGAATTTTTATTTACATCAGGTGCTTTTGGGTTTGTTGTAGCCAATAATGCGTCTATTTCAGGAGCAGCAGGCGGATGTCAAGCAGAAGTGGGTTCAGCTTCAGGTATGGCAGCTGCAGCGATTGTTGAAATGGCAGGAGGTACACCGAGTCAGGCAGCTGAAGCAATGGCAATTACGCTCAAAAATATGCTAGGATTAGTATGTGACCCAGTAGCGGGGCTAGTAGAAGTTCCATGTGTGAAACGAAACGCAATGGGAGCGGCGAATGCAATGATTGCAGCAGATATGGCCTTAGCAGGTATTACAAGTCGTATTCCATGTGATGAAGTCATTGATGCTATGTATAAAATTGGTCAAACAATGCCGGTTGCATTACGAGAAACTGCACAAGGAGGCTTAGCGGCAACACCAACAGGTCGCGAGCTTGAAGCGAAGATCTTTGGTATTGCATTAAACAAAAGTGAATGA